In Procambarus clarkii isolate CNS0578487 chromosome 13, FALCON_Pclarkii_2.0, whole genome shotgun sequence, the following are encoded in one genomic region:
- the LOC138364337 gene encoding antifreeze protein Maxi-like, protein METCVAGGFRSEGSECLTQGAIPVANIRCHTRDYSPHASTLAALAITDISITALAITAIAITAFAITAISITALAITAIAITALAITAISITALAITAISITALAITAISITAISITALAITAISITALAITAISITALAITAISITALAITAISITALAITAISITALAITAISITALAIPA, encoded by the coding sequence ATGGAGACCTGTGTTGCAGGTGGGTTTAGGAGTGAGGGAAGCGAGTGCCTGACGCAGGGGGCAATACCTGTAGCTAATATCAGGTGTCACACCCGGGATTACTCTCCACACGCCTCCACACTCGCCGCCCTCGCCATCACTGATATCTCCATCACCGCCCTCGCCATCACTGCTATCGCCATCACCGCCTTCGCCATCACTGCTATCTCCATCACCGCCCTCGCCATCACTGCTATCGCCATAACCGCCCTCGCCATCACTGCTATCTCCATCACCGCCCTCGCCATCACTGCTATCTCCATCACCGCCCTCGCCATCACTGCTATCTCCATCACTGCTATCTCCATCACCGCCCTCGCCATCACTGCTATCTCCATCACCGCCCTCGCCATCACTGCTATCTCCATCACCGCCCTCGCCATCACTGCTATCTCCATCACCGCCCTCGCCATCACTGCTATCTCCATCACCGCCCTCGCCATCACTGCTATCTCCATCACCGCCCTCGCCATCACTGCTATCTCCATCACCGCCCTCgccatacctgcttga